A genome region from Ficedula albicollis isolate OC2 chromosome 23, FicAlb1.5, whole genome shotgun sequence includes the following:
- the TRAPPC3 gene encoding trafficking protein particle complex subunit 3: protein MSRQGGRGTESKKMNSELFTLTYGALVTQLCKDYENDDDVNKQLDKMGYNIGVRLIEDFLARSNVGRCHDFRETADVIAKIAFKMYLGITPSITNWSPGGDEFSLILENNPLVDFVELPDNHSTLIYSNLLCGVLRGALEMVQMAVDVKFVQDTLKGDSVTEIRMKFIRRIEDNLPAGEE from the exons AACTCGGAGCTGTTCACACTCACCTACGGCGCCCTGGTGACCCAGCTCTGCAAGGACTACGAGAACGACGATGATGTCAACAAGCAGCTGGACAAAAT GGGTTACAACATCGGTGTCCGGCTCATTGAGGACTTCCTGGCCCGTTCCAATGTTGGGAGATGCCATGATTTCCGTGAAACTGCTGATGTTATTGCAAAG ATTGCATTTAAGATGTACCTGGGCATCACTCCAAGCATCACCAACTGGAGTCCTGGGGGTGACGAGTTCTCCCTGATCTTAGAAAACAATCCCTTGGTGGACTTCGTGGAGCTCCCTGACAACCACTCAACCCTCATCTACTCCAACCTGCTCTGTGGGGTGCTGCGAGGTGCCCTGGAAATG GTGCAGATGGCTGTCGATGTGAAGTTTGTCCAGGACACGCTGAAGGGCGACAGCGTCACAGAAATACGGATGAAGTTCATCAGGAGGATTGAAGACAACCTTCCAGCTGGGGAGGAGTGA